A stretch of the Frankiaceae bacterium genome encodes the following:
- a CDS encoding N-acetylmuramoyl-L-alanine amidase yields the protein MKRAVAAFAALAACSTSTPSTAPSPSTSSAVPSTPAPTSASASPAPKPLPSSFGGAGVRWPRTSESTPAPPALGAVVTLRVARISTGGTLAAGLTLPRIGGTSLAPRVLTPCGHPVVLAGRDVRAIPPGSGGALPKKAKDVLVVVDPGHGGPQRGALAPNGDEEKVRNVQISFRVRDALRGRVGRVVLTRERDFEATIEFRAALVDALRADAAVSVHLNSSPDGPRKTPGTETFGSTADASGRRFAGLVYEHLRRYVQTLPGPWVGDRDAGAKYRVSQSGGDYYGLLRRAHRPFVISEALYISSRHEAALAAKPEVRAGIAGALADALVEFTQTKAPGSGWVTPYRRPPDPSTRDGHVCRDPAR from the coding sequence ACCAGCGCCTCCGCGAGCCCGGCGCCGAAGCCGCTGCCGTCGTCGTTCGGCGGTGCGGGCGTGCGCTGGCCGCGTACGTCCGAGTCCACCCCCGCGCCCCCCGCGCTCGGCGCCGTCGTGACGCTGCGCGTCGCGCGCATCAGCACCGGCGGCACCCTCGCCGCGGGCCTCACGCTCCCCCGCATCGGCGGTACGTCACTCGCGCCGCGCGTCCTCACGCCGTGCGGCCATCCCGTGGTGCTCGCCGGCCGCGACGTACGCGCGATCCCGCCCGGCAGCGGCGGCGCGCTGCCGAAGAAGGCCAAGGACGTACTCGTCGTCGTCGACCCGGGGCACGGCGGGCCGCAGCGCGGCGCCCTCGCGCCGAACGGCGACGAGGAGAAGGTGCGCAACGTCCAGATCTCGTTCCGCGTCCGCGACGCGCTTCGTGGACGAGTCGGCCGGGTCGTCCTCACGCGGGAGCGCGACTTCGAGGCGACCATCGAGTTCCGCGCGGCGCTGGTCGACGCGCTGCGCGCCGACGCCGCCGTCTCCGTGCACCTCAACTCCTCGCCCGACGGGCCGCGGAAGACGCCGGGGACGGAGACGTTCGGCTCGACCGCCGACGCGTCGGGGCGGCGCTTCGCGGGACTGGTCTACGAGCACCTCCGCCGCTACGTGCAGACCCTCCCCGGGCCGTGGGTCGGCGACCGCGACGCCGGCGCGAAGTACCGCGTCAGCCAGAGCGGCGGCGACTACTACGGCCTGCTTCGGCGCGCGCACCGGCCGTTCGTCATCTCGGAGGCGCTGTACATCTCGTCGCGCCACGAGGCCGCGCTCGCCGCCAAGCCCGAGGTGCGGGCGGGCATCGCCGGGGCGCTCGCGGACGCGCTGGTGGAGTTCACGCAGACGAAGGCGCCGGGATCCGGCTGGGTCACGCCGTACCGCCGCCCGCCCGACCCGAGCACCCGCGACGGCCACGTCTGCCGCGACCCCGCCCGCTGA